One Rhinoraja longicauda isolate Sanriku21f unplaced genomic scaffold, sRhiLon1.1 Scf000620, whole genome shotgun sequence genomic region harbors:
- the LOC144591156 gene encoding galactoside alpha-(1,2)-fucosyltransferase 2-like, giving the protein MKHRIFILILLSVTLVFITIVFQYKYKANIDYFKKSTNEKCVQSSVQNIPKGIWTINSAGRLGNQMGEFASLYALAKINGHQAYILPSMANYLSPVFKTTLPTLHESLVNKLPFQPYGLHDWMAEEYRNIPGNYRMLQGFPCSWTFFHHLREEILREFTFHDFITEETNAYLRRIGGERKNVTFVGVHVRRGDYVGIMPLYKGVVADKGYLEKAMGYFRDKYRNVIFVVTSDGIDWCKQNINNSKRDVFFSDTSKSPGEDLSILAHCNHTIITLGTFGFWAAYLAGGDTVYLVNYTTPDSRSRKIFKYETFYLPQWIGIAADLSPVLAKILKNNH; this is encoded by the coding sequence ATGAAACATCGCATCTTTATATTAATTTTACTTTCAGTAACGTTGGTTTTCATAACAATTGTATTCCAATATAAATATAAGGCTAATatagattattttaaaaaatctacaAATGAAAAATGTGTTCAAAGCAGCGTGCAGAATATTCCAAAGGGAATTTGGACAATAAATTCTGCTGGACGTCTTGGCAACCAGATGGGAGAATTTGCATCACTCTATGCTTTGGCAAAGATTAATGGTCACCAGGCCTACATTTTGCCCtccatggccaattatctgtCTCCTGTCTTCAAAACTACTCTTCCAACCCTCCATGAAAGTTTGGTCAATAAATTACCCTTTCAACCTTACGGACTCCACGACTGGATGGCTGAGGAGTATCGTAATATTCCAGGGAACTATCGAATGCTCCAGGGATTTCCgtgctcctggaccttcttccatCACCTGCGGGAAGAGATTCTCCGCGAGTTCACCTTTCACGACTTCATCACGGAAGAGACAAACGCATATCTGAGACGCATCGGGGGAGAGCGAAAGAATGTGACTTTTGTTGGCGTCCATGTTCGAAGGGGTGATTATGTTGGCATCATGCCTCTTTACAAAGGGGTCGTGGCTGATAAGGGATATTTAGAAAAAGCGATGGGTTACTTCAGAGATAAATACAGGAATGTTATTTTTGTGGTGACAAGTGATGGAATAGATTGGTGCAAGCAGAACATCAATAATTCCAAAAGGGACGTTTTCTTTTCAGATACTTCAAAGAGTCCAGGTGAAGACCTTTCCATTCTTGCTCACTGTAATCACACTATAATAACGTTAGGGACATTTGGTTTCTGGGCAGCTTACCTGGCTGGTGGGGATACTGTTTACCTGGTTAACTACACTACGCCTGATTCACGGTCTCGAAAGATATTTAAGTACGAAACATTTTACTTACCTCAATGGATTGGAATTGCAGCCGACCTCTCACCTGTTCTGgcaaagattttaaaaaacaatcattAA